The window GATGCACCGGTTCGACGCCCTCGACGCACAGGTCTACGGCATTAGCGTCGACCTCCCGCCGGCATTGAATATCTTCATCCAGCAAGAGGAACTCAACTTCCCCATGCTCTCTGACTGGAGACACGAGGTCATCCACGACTACGGCGTCGTCCTCCCCGACATGTACGACCTCTTCGAAGTCGCCAAACGGAGCATCTTCGTGCTCGATTCGACGGGGACCGTGACGTATCGGTGGGTCGAGGGCGAGGGCAAGACCGACTACGGCGCGGCTATCGACGCGGTGTACGACGCCGTCGCCGAGACTGTTTCCTCGTAACGCTCACCGACAGCGGCGCATACGTGGATGGCTCGCGCTCTCAGGAGAATCTGTGTGCGTTCCGCTCGGTGAATTCGTCCATCAGCAACTCGATGCGGCGAAAGAGGACGAGAACGTTCGCGACGAGCAAGTACAGGAGCACAACGGGACCGAGGTCGAAGGAAACCCGCCATCGAACCACGAAGAAGAAGGTAAACCCGACGACTGAGACCAGACCACTTTCTCCGAGGTACAGAACGGCGTGGCGGAGGTAGCCCATACAAAATGATACTGGGTTGTCAATATTGAGTCTACTGCCCCGTCACTGCCGTCGTTCCATCACTCGACCGACCCAGAGCCCGAGTGCCACCGCCCCGACGAGAATCGGAATCGAGTACGCTGGACCTGACGGCGCGACGAAAAACAGCGATTCGGCGACGACGATTGCGACGAGTAGACCGAGAACTCGAGCGCGAGTGACTGTGCTCACGAACTCACCCCGAAGCCGTGTCTCCCCGTCGCGTTCACCTCAGCAGAGACGTACGGGAAACGCTTGGCTGTAGCGACTCGCTCGGGCAAGACGACGATTCAGAAAAGAGTGGGACTGGGGCACTACGGCTGGAGCACACCGTTTATGACGTGGATGACGCCGTTCGAGGCCACGAGGTCCGTGCCGACGATGTTCGCTTGCCCGTCGTTCAGTTCGGGTCCGTCGACGCCGATTTTCGCGCCGTTCAGCGTGGGCAGTTTCGACACGGGCAGGACTGACTGCGCTGTGCGCCGACCGGGGACGACGTGGTAGAGGAGGATGTTCACCACGTCAGCGAGAGTCAAGCCACCGGGAAGGTTTCCGCTTTCGATTGCGTCGAGGACATCATCTTCGTCCAGGTCGTCCTCGGCGAGTTCGCTAAACAGGGTAACGAACGAATCGTCAGTCGGCGCGAACACCGTTAGCTGTCGGTTGCCGCTGAGTGCGCCGTCGAGTTCGGCGGCGACGACTGCCGCGACGAGAATATCGAACCGGTCGTCACCTGACGCGATATTCACGATAGTGGGCCCGTCACGAGGTGGTTTCGCACTCGCCACACCCGCCCCGCCTGCGAGGAGAAGTCCTGCGCCACCAATCGTCTTCAGCACCGCCCGTCGGTCAGGATTGAACGTCATTACGTCTCTCTTGACGGTTCTTCGAATCATATCCGCAGTACCTGACTAGTTAGGAACGAACCGAACTGATGTGAGACGGGGTTTCAGACGACTGTTGCATTCGTCTCGACCGACACGCCCGGCAGGTACTCGCCGTCAGGGCCGACCCACTCGCCTTCGGTTCCGCAGTCGGTGGTCAGTCGGCAGACGCGCGTCTCCGGTGGCCAGACGACGCGAACGTCGCCACCCGACCGTTCGACGGAGACGGTCTGTCGATACGTCACCGTCTCTCCGAAGTCGCCGACGTAGGTCACGAGGAGTGCGACTTCGCTCGCACCGGAGGGTATCGAGACTCGCTCGGGACCGGCCGCCTGCGGGTAGTTCGTCACGCGGACACCGTCAGTCGTGATATCCCACTCGATGGTGTGGGTCTCGCCCATCGGAACGTCGTACCGCGCGTACTCGTCGCCCGCTTCGACGCGGACGGAGACGGTGTTGCTTCCGGCGGGCGTGCCGAGCGTCGTCGTCGCATCGACGCGGTCACCCGAGAGAACATCCAGACGGGTCAACTCCGGTTCGACGGGGTCCACTGCCCCGGTCCACGCTCCTCGATACGTAAAGCGGTACGGCGTCCGATTCGTCGCGTCCACGACGGTGAAGTCCTGTTCGGCACCGTCGTCGATGGCGTAGACGACAGGTCCGTCGAATCCGGGGTCGTTACGGAGGGTCTGGAACGGATGGGCCGACCAGTCGCCGTACGGGTCGGGGTGGAAGACGAGTGCCTTCGTCTCGTCGTTACCGTCGCTCGCTCCACCTGTCCCGACTGCCGGAACCGACGGCGTCAGCGGTGGGTCTTCGAACCCTGCGTCGAGGAGTGGTTCGTACGTCGCTGCGAGGTTCTCAGTTCGGAGGCGATTCTCGTCGTACGGGTCGCCTGCGGCATCGAGAGTGACGCCGCCGGCGACGAGTGCCGAGACGAGCAGGACGGAGAAAACGACGCCACGCGCCTCAGAAGCCGAAAATCGGCGGTGTGCGAGGCGTCGCAGGACGCGAGCGAATCCGAGGATTCCGGCCGCACCGAAGGCGGCGAGTGGGACGAGGGCGTCGAAGTGGTAGAACGGCCCGAGGAGGTCGATGAGGCCGTTTCGGAGGCCGTTGTGCGTCCCCCAGAAGAAGGCGTTGCCGACGAACACCGAGACGAAGACGCCGAGCAGAATCGCCGCCAGTGCGTCGTCGGACAACTCAGCGAACGCCCTCTTGCGTCCGCCGAGGCCGTGGTAGCGCCGCCTGTCACTTCCCCGAAGGCTTCGGCCGGTCCGGTGTCGCCACCATCGCTGGGCCGTGAGGCCGAGGCCGACGACGGCGGCGACGGTTCCGAGCCACCCCATCGGTCCCCAGCGAGTCACGAGCAACCGGAGTGCCTCGATAGCAGTTTGGACACCCAGCGTGGGCGTGAACACGATGTCGTAGCCGAGTATCGCTCGCCGACCGAACCCGATGCCGTCGAGAGGGGCGAAGGCGATGTACGGGAACCTGAGGGGGTCGCCGGTCACGACGGCGTTGTACGCGAGGGTCAGGCCGACGAAGGCGAGTCCGGGGAGAGCGATGGCGACGTAGCGGCGGAAGACGGGCCACCCGGTTCCGGCCTGCCACGCACTGGCGAGTGCCCACAGCGAGTGCGCGATGAACGGAAGCGCGAACAAGACGGCTGTGTACGGGCGTGCGAAGAACGCGAGGCCGACGAGTGCGCCGGCGACGACGGCGTACCCCGACGAGTCGCGTCGGGCGGCCCTGACGTAGCAGACGGCGAACGCGAGGTTGAGCATCGTCGCCGGTGCGTACGCGAGGAACGTCGCCGACGTGAGGAGAAACAGCGGCGAGAGGACGAGCAGGGCCGCGGCGACGACGCCAGTTTCGCGGTCGAATACGTCTGCGGTAAGCGTGTAGACGAGACCGGCGTTCGCGGCAGCGACAGCACCCAAGACGAGGTTCGGCAGACCGACAGCCAACCCGAGTGCGAACATCGCTGGGACCACGGGCGAGTACTTCGAGTACATCTGCACGCCGCCGGGTGCACTCGTCGTCGCTTCGACGACGAAGAACCACGGCCTGACCGCGTCGGCGAGCGCACCGGGGTAGAGGAACACCTTCCCGTCCAAGAGCATTGCTGCCTGTGTGAGGTAGACGCCTTCGTCGTCGTTGACCGAGTGGAAGGGAAAGAGGTCCACTGCGAGCCACGTCACGAAGAGACCGACGACGAGCGAGACGACGAGCGCGACTGCTCGATGGCGCGTTCGCTCGCGGTCGAAATCGAACGAGAAGGGGTGGTCGAAACTGACGTCGAAGCCCAAATCGAGGTCGATGTCTGGAATACGGGACCCGCGCCGACCCATCCTCAGTCCGAGTAGAGACCGGTCTCAGGGCGCTGTTCGCGCGGGAACCACGCGAGTTCGTGGCCCGCGTCGAGGGTCACTTCGACGCGGCCGTCGGTCGGGACCGTCTCGTCGTGGTTGTGCATACACAGCAGGTTGTCGCCGCCGTCGAGGGCGACTTCGTAGAGAATCGTCGGTCCGAGGTAGCGCTTGCCGACGACTTCTCCGTGGCCCGCACCGTCGCAGGCGTGGGCGGACACGTCGTCCGGGCGGACGAGGATGTCGATGTCCGTCTCGTCGTACTCCGGGGCGAGGCCGTGAATCTGGTCGCGAGCGACCGGGCCGAGTTCGGTCTCGACCACGCCGCCGGAGATGCGACCGGGGAGGAAGCCAGCGTAGCCGAGGAAGCCGGCGACGAACCGCGACTCGGGGTGCTGGAAGACCTGTTCGGGTTCGCCAATCTGTTCGAGGTCACCGTCGTTCATCACGGCGACGCGGTCCGAGATGGACATCGCCTCTTCCTGGTCGTGCGTGACGGAGATAGCCGTCACCCCCGCTTCCTTGAGGATACGACGGACTTCTTCGCGCATCTGGACGCGGAGGTCGACGTCGAGGTTCGAGAAGGGTTCGTCGAGGAGCAAAATCGCGGGTTCGGGCGCGAGCGACCGGGCGAGGGCGACACGCTGCTGTTGGCCGCCGGAGAGTTCGTCCGGGTAGCTTCCGCCCTGCGCTTCGAGGCCCACGAGGTCGAGCAGTTCCTCGACACGGGCGTCACGCTCGGTCTCGCTCAGGTCCTTCAGGCCGAAGGCGATGTTCTCCGCGGCGGTGAGGTGCGGGAACAGCGCGAACTCTTGGAACACGACGCCGACACCTCGCTCTTCGGGTGCGACGAACGAACCGTTGCCCGACACGGGACTGCCGTTCAGGCGAATCTCGCCGCCGTTGGGCCGGTCGAGGCCCGCGATGAGGCGCAATGTCGTGGTCTTGCCGCACCCGGACGGAC is drawn from Haloferax litoreum and contains these coding sequences:
- a CDS encoding fasciclin domain-containing protein, with the translated sequence MTFNPDRRAVLKTIGGAGLLLAGGAGVASAKPPRDGPTIVNIASGDDRFDILVAAVVAAELDGALSGNRQLTVFAPTDDSFVTLFSELAEDDLDEDDVLDAIESGNLPGGLTLADVVNILLYHVVPGRRTAQSVLPVSKLPTLNGAKIGVDGPELNDGQANIVGTDLVASNGVIHVINGVLQP
- a CDS encoding DUF7846 domain-containing protein, translated to MGRRGSRIPDIDLDLGFDVSFDHPFSFDFDRERTRHRAVALVVSLVVGLFVTWLAVDLFPFHSVNDDEGVYLTQAAMLLDGKVFLYPGALADAVRPWFFVVEATTSAPGGVQMYSKYSPVVPAMFALGLAVGLPNLVLGAVAAANAGLVYTLTADVFDRETGVVAAALLVLSPLFLLTSATFLAYAPATMLNLAFAVCYVRAARRDSSGYAVVAGALVGLAFFARPYTAVLFALPFIAHSLWALASAWQAGTGWPVFRRYVAIALPGLAFVGLTLAYNAVVTGDPLRFPYIAFAPLDGIGFGRRAILGYDIVFTPTLGVQTAIEALRLLVTRWGPMGWLGTVAAVVGLGLTAQRWWRHRTGRSLRGSDRRRYHGLGGRKRAFAELSDDALAAILLGVFVSVFVGNAFFWGTHNGLRNGLIDLLGPFYHFDALVPLAAFGAAGILGFARVLRRLAHRRFSASEARGVVFSVLLVSALVAGGVTLDAAGDPYDENRLRTENLAATYEPLLDAGFEDPPLTPSVPAVGTGGASDGNDETKALVFHPDPYGDWSAHPFQTLRNDPGFDGPVVYAIDDGAEQDFTVVDATNRTPYRFTYRGAWTGAVDPVEPELTRLDVLSGDRVDATTTLGTPAGSNTVSVRVEAGDEYARYDVPMGETHTIEWDITTDGVRVTNYPQAAGPERVSIPSGASEVALLVTYVGDFGETVTYRQTVSVERSGGDVRVVWPPETRVCRLTTDCGTEGEWVGPDGEYLPGVSVETNATVV
- a CDS encoding ABC transporter ATP-binding protein; translated protein: MSNSTLSTTEHSDTQQMSHTDTDTSAVLELDGVAKSYGTETVIEDLSLAVEEGELLTLLGPSGCGKTTTLRLIAGLDRPNGGEIRLNGSPVSGNGSFVAPEERGVGVVFQEFALFPHLTAAENIAFGLKDLSETERDARVEELLDLVGLEAQGGSYPDELSGGQQQRVALARSLAPEPAILLLDEPFSNLDVDLRVQMREEVRRILKEAGVTAISVTHDQEEAMSISDRVAVMNDGDLEQIGEPEQVFQHPESRFVAGFLGYAGFLPGRISGGVVETELGPVARDQIHGLAPEYDETDIDILVRPDDVSAHACDGAGHGEVVGKRYLGPTILYEVALDGGDNLLCMHNHDETVPTDGRVEVTLDAGHELAWFPREQRPETGLYSD
- a CDS encoding redoxin domain-containing protein codes for the protein MLDVGDSAPDFSVPIAGGEVYNDISSFTLSDALGDGPIVLAFIPAAFTSGCTTEMCTFRDSMHRFDALDAQVYGISVDLPPALNIFIQQEELNFPMLSDWRHEVIHDYGVVLPDMYDLFEVAKRSIFVLDSTGTVTYRWVEGEGKTDYGAAIDAVYDAVAETVSS